The genomic segment ACGCAGTAATCCCTTGATTCGTAGGCATATTTAAGTCTGGCTTTGTGTGCAATGCATATAGTTGCTTGACGATATCAAGATTACCCACTGCACATGCTATGTGGAACGGCGTCCATCCTGATTCATCTTTCAGTTCATTTATATCCATATCTTGCATCATAGATAGTAGAAATGATACTATTTCTCCATATTGAAATGAAACTGCCCAGTGTAGTGGTACTCTGCCGTCAGCATCCCTTTTGTAAGGCTCTTGAGGGGATACACTAACTGCTTCTTGAGCCTTACGCAGGTTATTCGTCATACATGCTTCATGAAGTGGTAGATCCATTGCTAATTGATAAGGAATCGATTGTTTGAGACTTCTTAACAGCTGTTTGTATGCGCTTGCGTGTTAAATgtcatctcatctcatctcatctcatccCTTCATATCATGGAGGAAATTTCGCCTATAAACTtaacaaagaaaaggaGACTCTTAGTACTACAAACAAGTCGAATAAATCGATTGAAAAAGGACTAAGAAAGGCTCCCCAACACTATGAACAAACCAGGAGATTTCCAGAAGTTTGCCAAGGTATTTCAACAGCAGTTATCTCGTGTACAACAGAGCGGTGGTAGACGTGGACCTGGTGGTCCACCAAATTCCCCTCGTGGAGCACTCGGTGCAGCAGGTGCACTACTAgctcttggtggtggtgcattcttcttcaataatgCGTTGTTTAATGTTGATGGTGGTCATAGAGCTATTGTCTATTCCCGTATTGGTGGTGTTTCCTCTAGAATTTATCCTGAAGGTACACATCTCCTCCTACCGTGGTTTGAAACACCTGTGGTTTACGACGTGAGAGCTAAACCACGTAACGTTGCATCCCTGACTGGTACTAAAGATTTGCAAATGGTTAACATAACTTGCAGAGTTCTTTCACGTCCAGATGTCGGACAGTTACCAGTTATCTACCGTACATTGGGTCTTGATTACGATGAAAGAGTTTTACCATCTATTGTGAACGAAGTTTTGAAGGCCGTCGTTGCACAGTTCAATGCATCTCAGTTGATTACCCAGAGAGAGAAAGTTTCCAGATTAATTCGTGAGAACTTAGTTCGTCGTGCCAGCAGATTTAATATCCTTTTAGATGATGTTTCCATTACCTACATGACATTTTCACCTGAATTTACGGCTGCAGTGGAGTCTAAGCAAATCGCTCAACAAGATGCCCAAAGAGCCGCATTCGTTGTGGACCGTGCACTACAAGAGAAGCAAGGTTTGGTTGTTAAAGCTCAAGGTGATGCCAAGTCCGCGGAACTAATTGGTGAGGCGATCAGAAAATCAAAGGATTACGTcgaattgaaaagattagaTACCGCTAGAGAAATCGCACAAATTTTGTCACGCTCACCAAACAGAGTGGTTCTTGACAACGAAGCTCTCTTGTTGAATACTGTCGTTGATAACAGATCaaagaaataataataataaaataataataatattaatcCTGTATTTAAACCTAAAAAACcttaaaaaaatttggtattGTTATATTTAGTTAGATAGTTGgtattcttcttttttttaccaatcCTCTTCACACtcattttttgaaaactgCAACTTGGTTGGGTTTGATTTCGTTTTGAAAAGCTTGGAGCGATGATCGTTCAGTTTTTGTGAACATGGTGATAACAACCTGTCAGTTGGTGATGCGAATTTGCTTCTCATTAGTCTTGATTTTGCGACTTTGTAGGCATGTTTCTTAAACATTGATCTGTGTAAGGAAGTGGATGGCACGGGGACTGTCTTGGCGTTTTCCATACTGCGGTAAGCTTTAGTttattttgtaaaagaaagaaagcTGAGAAGTACGGTAGGTGCCCagttgaattgaattgaattgagaTGAAgtgagatgagatgagatgagagAGGTCCAAATTCAGTCAAGTTTAGTTCAATTTAGATCAGGTCAAGATCAAACGAAGagatttcttgtaaaaataGTATCTCTGGAGGAGAAAAGAATGATGGGAAGTAGCAAAACAGATCAAGGAATGGGAATGGCTGGTTTTGGACAATTCCTAATGAAGTTTTATAATGATATACATTGTGtaattattattcttcAATGCAAGcgaaaaagaaaagaagtttGTGAACTAAAATGAACCCTTCCATGCATGGGGAATATTTACCTATTACTGGAAAGAGAGATGTAAGTGATCTGTATGTCCTAAAAGAGATTTGTGGTTGCTACTGAAGAGTGCTACGCGGTGCAGGGGTGGAAAAGGGAGATGGAGACTGTTTTCACTATTTACATGGAAGTTAAAGGCGAAACTGTTTAGACCGATAAAATTAACGTTTTGTTAATGCATATTAGGGTTCAGAGTGTATACAAAACGTAGATAGTGAAACAcgtaataataataagcGAGCGAGTGCACCAACAAACACATCTGAACTCAGTCTAAAAAGTATGCAATCACTGAATAGCGTGTAATATGGAAGGGAAGAAGCTCtcaagatcaagatgaaCGGACAAGGTTAGATCACGTGATACAAAACCCTATTAGGGCTACTGACGTATGATGTGATTATCTTCTGTTTTTGGTGATCAAgcaaaggaaagaaaaacacACACAAAAATTTGGACGACAGATCCGGATTGAAACATCATCAAATGAATAGCATAAACAGCAAGACACGTTGGTAAGGTTGCTATAAGCATTTAAAAGGCATTCGAACTCGTTTGcaaggaaagaaaaaatatctCTTGGCAATTGATCAACCGAAAAACTTCTCTGTACTAAACAGAAGAACACATTGAGCCGTCAGGATCATTGAATCTTCCATTGAAATATAAAGATCCATTCgtttttttgtttttttttatttttaaGCTGGTATTAGTCTTGGTGacgatttgaaaaatttgatctaGGTATCATGAACGTTCTCAAGAAAAAGTGGAATGAGTTGATGTACTCGTTGAATTCAGAGGATCATTATGCTGAGTACAATCCTCGTGATCCAGTTGCATTTAATATGGGTCGCAGGGCTAACAATGCGATTAGTGGATCGAGAGTGAGATTGACCGCCAGCACAGATGAATTACACGATGAAGAAATGGGATTTGGCATGGAcgatggtggtgaagagaTAAACATTGACGAATTCTCTTCGAGTGACAATAGTGGTGTTAGTGAAGCACTTTTAGCATGGAGACACATTGAGCTTTGGACCACTGAGCACAATCCTGATCTGAATGCGACTTTGGGTGACCCATGTACTCAAAATGATCTTAATAAcgcagaagaagatttagcAGTTGCTTTACCATCTGCGGTTAAGGTTTCATTCAGAGTCCATGATGGTCAAGAAGATCTGGAGTCGCTATCGGGAACTTCGGGTCTAATCTACGGACTACAATTGATGTCACTGGATCAAGTCGTTGAAATGACTGAAAAATGGAGAAGTGTTGCTAAGGGAATCGTTAGACAGGCACAAGCATCTGCAGCAGCAGCCGTAGCAGCtcagcaacaacaagaagcaCTATTAAAGCAGCAGCAACTAGATCAACAGAATCCAAACAAGCATCAACAAAGTCTACAAACTCTTCAATATCAGCAGAGATTGAGAGAGAAGAATCTAAGATCATCTGCatatccaaattttgaagatccAAGAAGGAGACAGTTTAAATTACCACATATTCCAGAACAGAGGTCCGTTCCAGTAAATTGTATACAACCAGTTTATGCTAACCCTGCCTGGATACCATTAGTCACAGATCATGCTGGTAATCACATTGCAGTTGACCTGGCACCTGCCCCTGGTGGTAAGTATGCTCAAATTATTATCTTTGGAAGAGATTTTGATACCAAATACGTCATTGCTGATAATTGGGGGGACTTCCTTTTAATGTTTGCCAACGATTTAGAAGCTGGTAATTGGTACTTGGTCgatgataacgatgatTTCTTATCGGGCGATGGTGAATTAGCCTTTAGAGATAAAAAGACCAATGGTCCAGTATTAGATTATTTGGAGGtcttgaaaagaagagcaATTCAAAGAGCAAGAGAATTATCTCAATCTCAAGTCCCATCGAATGAAGATCCtcaaccacaacaaccacaacagcaaAGAAGTCATTCTTTCCTAGATAATGATTCTTTAGACGATTCCAATAATACTGTAACACACAAGGATTTACCAGAGTTTGCAGATCTAGGTAAAGAATCTTTACAAGAGACATCAGCAAGCACAAACACGAAGGTGACAGAAGAAGCCAAGGAAACTCCAAAGGAAACTCCAAAGGAGGAGCCAAAGGAAGAGCCAAGGGAAAAAGTAAAGGAAGAACTAAAGGAGGCTCCAAAGGAGGAGCCAAAGGAAACTCCAAAGGAAACTCCAAAGGAGGAATCAAAGAAGGAACCAAAGGAGgaaccaaaggaagaacTAAAGGAGGAGCCAAAGGAAACTCCAAAGGAAACTCCAAAGGAAACACCAAAGGAAGCTCCAAAGGAGGAGCCAAAGAAGGAGCCAAAGGAAACACCAAAGGAAACACCAAAGGAAACTCCAAAGGAggaaccaaagaaggaatCAAAGGAATCAACCCAAGAGACTCAGTCACAAGAAGTTGAAAATGCACAGACTGGAAAAGAAACCAAAGATCCTTCGAAAGAACAAAAAGCAAGCCCTGAAGAGCACAAGCCTAACCCAGAGACAGTTGAACAAAAAGCAGATAAAAAATCAGAGGATGAAGTTaaagagttgaaagaagaatttgaaaatgtaGCTTTGTGACGCCCACTTTAACGCATCCTTTTATCATTATaattattgttatttttaCCACTATGTTATTactgtttttttttttttttttttggtaTCTGCGTATGCATGTTTCGGTTTGTAATGTAAATTTTAtctcttttattattatttcaCCTGTTTCATAACTTTATGAGTATCATGATCATAGTTTGCAGTACCAATGAATATATATTTACAAATCCGTTCTATTAGACTACCATATTattctttgtaaaaatgGTTCATCTTCCCAAACCACAGGACGATTCTTGAAGATGtaaaaagtgaaaaaattaatcaACATGAACCAAAAGAATTCTAATGCCAGTCTCTTTGTTGACGAAACTGTTACGGGCGGTTGGCCCTGTGGCGCCGGTACAACCTCCCCCCATAGCGGTTCTGCATTGCAGGTTAAAAACAATCTCCAAAACATGTACGGTAAAATGTAATAACGAGGTTCAAATAATGGTGATGGAACAATCGTAACAAATGTACAAGCTATGAGAGCTGTCCATGAAACATGACTCAACTGTATTGGTAAATCGATAGGGTCCTTAACTGGAATGGGTGCCACATTTTCGAAAACCATTTCACTTGGTCtgaaagtttcaaaatatgAATATGTGacaaaatggtaaatggGGGACATCATCAAATACTTGACCATTTTACTCGGATTCCCTAgaaaccttttgaaaatgtaaAATGCAAAATGTCTATTATCCGCCAAAATGAATGGATGAACTTTAGTGAAAAACCTAATGACTAGCATAATCCCCAAAATCTCTACCAGATATCGAATTGGATTCTGGAGTAGTCTGTTCTTGTATATTTTTAAGAAACTCGAAGAAAACCACAGGGGAACACTGAAGAATGCAATAAACAGATAACAGTAAAATAGTTGGGCTAAATGGAACCCTGCAGAGTGGTTGGATTTATCACCTAAGGTAATCGACCTGTTCCAAACCAaataaaggaaaaatacaaagaaattaaCAGCATAAGGTTGTACCAAAGTCCCAAACTCATCAATTGCatggatgaaaaatttcaggtAGTTATTAGCATTATTGGAATTAAACTGTTTTTGAATAACCGctcttctttcaatggCTACTACCATGATAAATCCGGTCCATACGATATTCGTTTGTCTAAACAGACAACTTAGCCCAGCTAGTATGCTACTTGCCCATATGCTACCGTTTGTACCAAAGGGCAATGTTAAGACACATGTAAGGGACTGTAGAATGAAAATTGTAGACCAGAGATCTGTGTAATATAAGTAATAGAAACTTGTCAGCAGTGGGAAACTCATTAGTGCCACTGGCCAGAATCCAATGGCATTGAATAAAAACAATGGTCTTAACACGGTTATCGGTAGAACGACGACACCACCAAAGAGATTTACTAATCTCAAAATAGTCAGTGTACTCcaagaagtgaaaaaaCTACACCATTTGTAGTTCAACCATCCTAGCAGATAAAGACCAGGTGGTGTAGTAATCTTGGGATTCCACGACCTCCAATGGCCCGTGATGTACTCTATAGTTTGACCTACATGGAATTTCTCATCGATAAACTCATAGGGAACTATCTTACTAGTAGCATAGTAGAAAGTTGCCACGAAATAAATTACCAGAACCACATATAATAGCAAGTTCACCACAAAGCTCAGTACCACCTCAGTCTGTAAGTCTCTTTGTACCCCAGGTCCAACTATCTGTGTAACGCCCTCAAGAACGTTCTCATCCTCTTGAGGTTTCTCTTCACTACCAGTACTAGCAGCAGACATCACAGATTGGAAACAAACTGATAAACTTAATTCACTTGTACCTCTAGTATTGGTTTGTTAGTTGAACATCTTTTAACACTActactgaaaaatttcgcTTAGCCCTTTAAACATCATTGCAAATCACTAAGGTTAAAGCCGTATCATTAAGGTTCCTATCTGTATTCCTCTTCTGCTACAAGTGGTATAATTAGATGCAATGAATGGATTACTGCTGATACTGCTTGTATACATTACGGTATGGAGGCCTCGACCTTGCCAATGTATACAAGAGAGGGATATACAGAGGGATGTAGAGGATTTACCAAGTGTTTCCTACCAGGTCCAATATGGAATACGATCTCAGAGAGACTTAATGGCAAACGTTCCTATTGATCAAGTACCTATGATCGGTGTTAATATATTCGatgcatttttgaagaacgGTAGAAATAACGACTCTAGAGCTTTGTTAAGTTTTATGGAATTAATGCAGCATGGCGTACAAAGTTTTACTGTAGATTTAGAACCAAGGAATAGTCAATGGATGCTGAAAAAGAGCAATATATCATTTACTAGATTTTTAAATGTATTCCAAACATATGTGAATGGTAGTGATAATAATTTGTCCGCTAATATGcttgtattattattaaaaatttcacctgGTAATGAGAGTAATTCTACTGGTACAGGGAAAAATGGATCGAACCTAACCCGTATATTAGATCAAAGCTTCGGTAGACAAAGAATTTATACACCGGATGATTTGGATTACGATCGAGAATATGGACGAACTTTTAGCACATTTGGTGCCAATAGCGTTGGCTGGCCAATTCTAGGGTCCTTCTTATACGATAAAAAGAGACGTGTGATTTTAATGGAAGTTACCAATCATTTAGTTTATCAAAATACCCCCTATATCTTCAACGGTTCATCGATTTTACATTTGGATGAAGGAAATGCAACTCTGGGGATACCGACAACTGTGGaccaaattcaaaatttatcaagTATTAGTTGGAAATTCCTAGAGGCTTCATTTACTACTACAGACATTAAACAATACGTGGATATTGGTTATAACCCAGTAATAACAAATGAATACAGCGTAGGCGATTTCGGTGATATTTATCAACTGTTAAACCTTACAATTCTATGGTCCTGGAAACCCGATCAGCCAAAGACTATACAATCGAGTGACAGTGCTCGAGAACATCAATTAATTGCCTATAATTGTGCTGCACTCCACTACACATCTGCAAATTTCTCTGCATCTTGGGATGTAGAAAATTGTTATGCAATACACAAAGGACTTTGTAAACACAGGTTTAACGATTACATTTGGGTAATTAGCAAGGGTCATGATAAttattttggatttgatagTCATTCAGAATCCAAATGTCCCGAGgattattatttttctttaccaAAGACGCCATTAGAGCAATTGGCCATTACACAATATTTGAGAAATACTTCTTCAGAGGATGCTCTTTTTTGGATTGATATGAATTCAGTTTCCGTCAACGATTGTTGGGTCACAGGTGGCCCTGACGCAACTTGCCCCTATCAGCGTTCAGTCTCTAAAAGAAACTTCGTCGCCATGCTTACGCCGGTAACGGTTTGCTCATTTGTCATTCTATGTGTGGTCTTCTATTTGAACGTTCTGCATGTTCCCATTCATAACAATAGGAAAAGTTGGAGGCGAATCATTACTGAAGTTTCTAAATGGGAGGTGGACGGCGTTCCATCATGATTTCATTGTAATA from the Zygosaccharomyces rouxii strain CBS732 chromosome B complete sequence genome contains:
- the DIE2 gene encoding dolichyl-P-Glc:Glc(2)Man(9)GlcNAc(2)-PP-dolichol alpha-1,2- glucosyltransferase (similar to uniprot|P50076 Saccharomyces cerevisiae YGR227W DIE2 Dolichyl-phosphoglucose-dependent glucosyltransferase of the ER functions in the dolichol pathway that synthesizes the dolichol-linked oligosaccharide precursor for N-linked protein glycosylation has a role in regulation of ITR1 and INO1); translation: MSAASTGSEEKPQEDENVLEGVTQIVGPGVQRDLQTEVVLSFVVNLLLYVVLVIYFVATFYYATSKIVPYEFIDEKFHVGQTIEYITGHWRSWNPKITTPPGLYLLGWLNYKWCSFFTSWSTLTILRLVNLFGGVVVLPITVLRPLFLFNAIGFWPVALMSFPLLTSFYYLYYTDLWSTIFILQSLTCVLTLPFGTNGSIWASSILAGLSCLFRQTNIVWTGFIMVVAIERRAVIQKQFNSNNANNYLKFFIHAIDEFGTLVQPYAVNFFVFFLYLVWNRSITLGDKSNHSAGFHLAQLFYCYLFIAFFSVPLWFSSSFLKIYKNRLLQNPIRYLVEILGIMLVIRFFTKVHPFILADNRHFAFYIFKRFLGNPSKMVKYLMMSPIYHFVTYSYFETFRPSEMVFENVAPIPVKDPIDLPIQLSHVSWTALIACTFVTIVPSPLFEPRYYILPYMFWRLFLTCNAEPLWGEVVPAPQGQPPVTVSSTKRLALEFFWFMLINFFTFYIFKNRPVVWEDEPFLQRIIW
- the BNS1 gene encoding Bns1p (some similarities with uniprot|P50084 Saccharomyces cerevisiae YGR230W) translates to MENAKTVPVPSTSLHRSMFKKHAYKVAKSRLMRSKFASPTDRLLSPCSQKLNDHRSKLFKTKSNPTKLQFSKNECEEDW
- the MTC6 gene encoding Mtc6p (similar to uniprot|P38849 Saccharomyces cerevisiae YHR151C hypothetical ORF), with amino-acid sequence MNGLLLILLVYITVWRPRPCQCIQERDIQRDVEDLPSVSYQVQYGIRSQRDLMANVPIDQVPMIGVNIFDAFLKNGRNNDSRALLSFMELMQHGVQSFTVDLEPRNSQWMLKKSNISFTRFLNVFQTYVNGSDNNLSANMLVLLLKISPGNESNSTGTGKNGSNLTRILDQSFGRQRIYTPDDLDYDREYGRTFSTFGANSVGWPILGSFLYDKKRRVILMEVTNHLVYQNTPYIFNGSSILHLDEGNATLGIPTTVDQIQNLSSISWKFLEASFTTTDIKQYVDIGYNPVITNEYSVGDFGDIYQLLNLTILWSWKPDQPKTIQSSDSAREHQLIAYNCAALHYTSANFSASWDVENCYAIHKGLCKHRFNDYIWVISKGHDNYFGFDSHSESKCPEDYYFSLPKTPLEQLAITQYLRNTSSEDALFWIDMNSVSVNDCWVTGGPDATCPYQRSVSKRNFVAMLTPVTVCSFVILCVVFYLNVLHVPIHNNRKSWRRIITEVSKWEVDGVPS
- the PHB2 gene encoding prohibitin subunit PHB2 (similar to uniprot|P50085 Saccharomyces cerevisiae YGR231C PHB2 Possible role in aging mitochondrial protein prohibitin homolog homolog of mammalian BAP37 and S. cerevisiae Phb1p) — protein: MNKPGDFQKFAKVFQQQLSRVQQSGGRRGPGGPPNSPRGALGAAGALLALGGGAFFFNNALFNVDGGHRAIVYSRIGGVSSRIYPEGTHLLLPWFETPVVYDVRAKPRNVASLTGTKDLQMVNITCRVLSRPDVGQLPVIYRTLGLDYDERVLPSIVNEVLKAVVAQFNASQLITQREKVSRLIRENLVRRASRFNILLDDVSITYMTFSPEFTAAVESKQIAQQDAQRAAFVVDRALQEKQGLVVKAQGDAKSAELIGEAIRKSKDYVELKRLDTAREIAQILSRSPNRVVLDNEALLLNTVVDNRSKK
- the SMI1 gene encoding Smi1p (similar to uniprot|P32566 Saccharomyces cerevisiae YGR229C SMI1 Protein involved in (1 3)-beta-glucan synthesis possibly through regulation of cell wall glucan and chitin synthesis chromatin binding protein 57 kDa nuclear protein) — protein: MNVLKKKWNELMYSLNSEDHYAEYNPRDPVAFNMGRRANNAISGSRVRLTASTDELHDEEMGFGMDDGGEEINIDEFSSSDNSGVSEALLAWRHIELWTTEHNPDLNATLGDPCTQNDLNNAEEDLAVALPSAVKVSFRVHDGQEDLESLSGTSGLIYGLQLMSLDQVVEMTEKWRSVAKGIVRQAQASAAAAVAAQQQQEALLKQQQLDQQNPNKHQQSLQTLQYQQRLREKNLRSSAYPNFEDPRRRQFKLPHIPEQRSVPVNCIQPVYANPAWIPLVTDHAGNHIAVDLAPAPGGKYAQIIIFGRDFDTKYVIADNWGDFLLMFANDLEAGNWYLVDDNDDFLSGDGELAFRDKKTNGPVLDYLEVLKRRAIQRARELSQSQVPSNEDPQPQQPQQQRSHSFLDNDSLDDSNNTVTHKDLPEFADLGKESLQETSASTNTKVTEEAKETPKETPKEEPKEEPREKVKEELKEAPKEEPKETPKETPKEESKKEPKEEPKEELKEEPKETPKETPKETPKEAPKEEPKKEPKETPKETPKETPKEEPKKESKESTQETQSQEVENAQTGKETKDPSKEQKASPEEHKPNPETVEQKADKKSEDEVKELKEEFENVAL